The following proteins come from a genomic window of Deinococcus sp. KSM4-11:
- the nagA gene encoding N-acetylglucosamine-6-phosphate deacetylase, with amino-acid sequence MTSFWINNVRIVAEQGVIERGAVQVDAGRVAALLNEPAPQASAEPTVDGQGLWLIPGMIDVHIHGANGRDMMDGTTTSIEEVSRACAATGCTSFLVTSVSSTLDDLLAMIGCVKAVVGREPGARIAGIHVEGPYLNVKRKGMQNEAYLRHPSRAEMEQVLTHAGPLLKLVTLAPELPGGRALIAWLREREVVVAIAHSDATYEEALLAFQDGATHVTHCFNGMRPIHHRDPGLVVAAFEQPQVSLQAIVDNVHLHPAIVRLMHRLKGAPGMVLITDALQAMGLGDGDYRFGGHAVRVEGGVARLADGTLASSTVTMNEALKNTVQAGIPFVDAVMMATSSPATVLGLRRKGRIAVGADADLVLLDDAYQVRWTMVAGHVVFVAQP; translated from the coding sequence ATCGTCGCCGAGCAGGGCGTGATCGAACGAGGCGCCGTTCAGGTTGATGCTGGACGCGTCGCAGCACTCCTGAACGAACCTGCGCCTCAGGCATCCGCCGAACCCACGGTGGATGGCCAGGGTCTGTGGTTGATTCCAGGGATGATCGACGTGCACATCCACGGCGCGAACGGCCGCGACATGATGGACGGCACCACCACCAGCATCGAGGAGGTCTCCCGGGCCTGCGCCGCCACCGGCTGCACGTCGTTTCTCGTCACCTCGGTCAGCTCCACCCTCGATGACCTGCTCGCCATGATCGGGTGCGTCAAGGCCGTCGTCGGCCGGGAGCCGGGGGCCAGGATCGCTGGCATTCACGTGGAAGGCCCGTACCTCAACGTCAAGCGCAAAGGCATGCAGAACGAGGCCTACCTGAGGCATCCCAGCCGGGCAGAGATGGAGCAGGTGCTCACGCACGCAGGGCCACTCCTGAAACTGGTGACCCTGGCCCCCGAGTTGCCGGGGGGACGCGCGTTGATTGCCTGGCTGCGGGAGCGCGAAGTGGTCGTGGCCATTGCACATTCGGACGCGACCTATGAAGAAGCGCTGCTGGCCTTCCAGGACGGCGCGACCCACGTCACCCACTGTTTCAATGGCATGCGCCCCATCCACCACCGGGATCCCGGGCTGGTGGTCGCGGCGTTCGAGCAGCCGCAGGTGAGCCTGCAGGCCATCGTCGACAACGTGCACCTGCACCCGGCGATTGTCCGGTTGATGCACCGCCTTAAGGGCGCGCCGGGGATGGTGCTCATCACCGACGCCTTACAGGCGATGGGCCTGGGGGATGGCGACTACCGCTTCGGCGGGCACGCGGTGCGGGTGGAGGGTGGGGTGGCCCGCCTGGCGGACGGGACGCTGGCCTCCAGTACAGTGACGATGAATGAGGCGTTGAAAAACACCGTCCAGGCCGGCATTCCCTTCGTGGACGCCGTGATGATGGCCACATCGAGTCCCGCGACAGTGCTCGGGTTGCGGCGAAAGGGCAGAATAGCGGTAGGGGCAGACGCTGATCTGGTGCTGTTGGACGACGCGTACCAGGTGAGGTGGACGATGGTCGCTGGACACGTCGTCTTCGTGGCACAGCCCTAA